A stretch of Sulfurimonas xiamenensis DNA encodes these proteins:
- a CDS encoding ferredoxin-thioredoxin reductase catalytic domain-containing protein: protein MSIIKIDINSDEFQTELEKTVKFTDKVIEQFNWVYNPQAEVNEGVQMGLARNKMMYGKRFCPCFMVEEVEGKPKSVDDRICPCKPAIEKEMPEDGVCHCGIYCTPEYAEKKRAEMGMEEAIHTHSRGLTKDEAETLLTQRELDGDELASLVEARELGMVKFKLVDVREHMEWQMGHIKDADKLVPTSSFFAALDDAKLNKDENIILYCHVGSRSAHCARILTDMGYKKIGNLTYGIVSYGGEIER, encoded by the coding sequence ATGAGCATAATCAAGATAGATATAAACTCAGATGAGTTTCAAACCGAATTAGAAAAAACAGTAAAATTTACTGACAAAGTAATCGAACAGTTCAACTGGGTATATAATCCTCAAGCCGAAGTAAATGAGGGCGTACAGATGGGTCTTGCCAGAAATAAGATGATGTATGGCAAGCGCTTCTGCCCATGCTTTATGGTTGAGGAGGTTGAGGGAAAACCAAAAAGCGTTGATGACAGAATCTGTCCATGCAAACCTGCAATAGAAAAAGAGATGCCTGAGGATGGTGTATGTCACTGTGGAATCTACTGTACACCTGAATATGCTGAGAAAAAAAGAGCAGAGATGGGGATGGAAGAAGCAATTCATACTCACTCACGCGGTTTAACAAAAGATGAAGCTGAAACTTTGTTGACCCAAAGAGAGCTAGACGGCGATGAACTGGCATCTCTTGTAGAAGCAAGAGAGCTTGGCATGGTGAAATTTAAGCTTGTAGATGTTCGTGAGCATATGGAGTGGCAGATGGGTCACATAAAAGATGCTGACAAATTGGTTCCTACAAGCAGTTTTTTTGCAGCCCTTGATGATGCAAAATTAAACAAAGATGAAAATATTATTCTTTATTGCCATGTTGGAAGCCGCAGTGCTCACTGTGCAAGAATTTTAACAGATATGGGATATAAAAAAATTGGAAATCTGACTTATGGAATCGTCTCTTACGGCGGCGAAATAGAGAGATAA
- a CDS encoding NnrS family protein: MSNKKEQTQTLHATNHYLYYPDEKDVPTYLAYGFRPAFLLLAPYLVISMLLWGLIWSGIINIPFMDNILIWHVYEMLFGILTAGILAFLTTGLPELFPGMVPLIGKKLKYVVFLWLAGRISFWFIDITGVYIAAFFNLAMLGWLIWFAKDAVLDKLQRHASLGYAMVALFILEAWFFASMAGFAQTDAMDILKTALGGHVVLILLAMRRVNMEAVNELMEDKGIDDIYIARPPLTNLAIFTVITFTIVEFFYPYNSALGWLGLAAGAAILAITSDYNLKDKFILNQPYVIYLSLVFIMIAVGYAFMGWDILSNKGANINHFRHFITSGGYGLAYLMVMIIIGWIHTGRHLTSNIYTHLMVFFMLLASIMRGSIPFFEEYANELYLYSSIIWTLPFAIYIKLFFKFLLSPRADGIKG, encoded by the coding sequence ATGAGTAATAAAAAAGAACAGACACAAACTTTACATGCTACAAATCACTATCTTTACTATCCTGATGAGAAGGATGTACCTACATATTTAGCATATGGATTTAGACCTGCATTTTTACTTCTTGCTCCTTACCTCGTTATCTCTATGCTTTTGTGGGGACTGATTTGGAGCGGAATTATCAATATTCCGTTTATGGATAATATTTTAATCTGGCATGTTTATGAAATGCTATTTGGTATTTTAACTGCAGGAATATTGGCTTTTTTAACCACAGGGCTGCCTGAACTTTTTCCAGGAATGGTTCCTCTTATAGGCAAAAAACTCAAATATGTTGTGTTTTTATGGTTAGCCGGACGCATAAGCTTTTGGTTTATTGATATAACAGGTGTTTACATAGCCGCTTTTTTTAATCTTGCAATGCTTGGATGGCTGATCTGGTTTGCCAAAGATGCTGTTTTGGATAAACTTCAAAGACATGCATCTTTAGGGTATGCGATGGTAGCTCTTTTTATACTTGAAGCATGGTTTTTTGCGTCAATGGCAGGATTTGCCCAAACTGATGCAATGGATATACTTAAAACTGCTCTTGGCGGACATGTAGTTTTAATACTGCTTGCTATGAGAAGAGTAAATATGGAAGCTGTCAATGAACTTATGGAAGACAAAGGAATTGATGATATTTATATTGCTCGCCCTCCATTGACAAATCTTGCTATTTTTACCGTTATAACATTTACTATAGTAGAATTTTTCTACCCTTACAATTCTGCTTTAGGGTGGCTTGGACTTGCAGCGGGAGCTGCTATTTTGGCAATTACAAGTGATTATAATCTAAAAGACAAATTCATACTAAATCAGCCTTATGTAATTTATCTTAGTTTGGTTTTTATTATGATCGCTGTTGGCTACGCATTTATGGGTTGGGATATTTTAAGCAATAAAGGTGCAAATATAAACCACTTTAGACACTTTATAACAAGCGGTGGTTACGGACTTGCTTATTTGATGGTTATGATAATCATAGGATGGATTCATACAGGAAGACATCTTACTTCAAATATCTATACACACCTTATGGTGTTTTTTATGCTCCTGGCTTCTATTATGAGAGGGTCTATTCCATTTTTTGAGGAGTATGCAAATGAACTTTATCTCTACTCATCGATTATTTGGACTCTGCCTTTTGCAATATACATAAAACTATTTTTTAAATTTTTACTCTCACCTCGTGCGGATGGAATCAAAGGGTAA
- a CDS encoding response regulator transcription factor: protein MKILYLEDDINLSQTVEEFLKDEGFDVVCVYDGEEALESIYTARFDLFLLDVSVPQIDGFELLKELREANILTPAIFITSLNSIKDLSSGYECGADDYVKKPFALKELLLRINALLKRVYKTQERLIKVTDEIDFNIYSNELIKEGEKIALNQKELLLLKLLLRYKNECVNFENIYQNVWQYNESHSYMSLRTYIKNLRKHIGKEHILSIKNIGYKLV, encoded by the coding sequence ATGAAAATTTTATATCTTGAAGATGACATAAATTTATCGCAAACTGTTGAAGAGTTTCTTAAAGATGAGGGTTTTGATGTCGTTTGTGTATATGATGGAGAGGAGGCATTAGAGTCTATTTATACTGCAAGATTTGATCTGTTTCTTTTGGATGTAAGTGTTCCGCAAATCGACGGATTTGAACTTTTAAAAGAGTTAAGGGAGGCAAATATTTTAACTCCTGCAATCTTTATAACCTCGTTAAACAGCATAAAAGATCTCTCTTCTGGCTATGAGTGTGGCGCAGATGACTATGTTAAAAAACCATTTGCACTAAAAGAACTGCTTCTTAGAATCAATGCTCTGCTAAAAAGAGTATATAAAACACAGGAGCGGCTTATTAAGGTAACAGATGAGATAGATTTTAATATTTACTCAAATGAACTAATAAAAGAGGGTGAAAAAATAGCACTTAATCAAAAAGAGCTGTTACTCTTAAAATTGCTTTTAAGATATAAAAACGAATGTGTTAATTTTGAAAATATATATCAAAATGTTTGGCAGTATAACGAAAGCCACAGCTATATGAGTCTTAGAACCTATATTAAAAATTTGCGAAAACATATAGGAAAAGAACACATACTAAGTATAAAAAACATTGGATACAAACTTGTATAG
- the rplI gene encoding 50S ribosomal protein L9, protein MKVLLIKDVKSLGKAGEVKEVKDGYGQNFLIKKGFAKHATAEILAEHEENQKRAAQELADEIASLKDLAKKLDKLEIVITKNVGQNGHLFGSITKDEVAQALLEQHNIEIDKKHITDKVAIKTVGEHDLDLKLGHAIHATLHVDVVGE, encoded by the coding sequence ATGAAAGTATTATTGATTAAAGATGTAAAGAGTTTAGGCAAAGCAGGCGAAGTTAAAGAGGTAAAAGATGGCTACGGTCAAAACTTTTTAATAAAAAAAGGGTTTGCAAAACATGCAACTGCTGAAATTTTGGCAGAACATGAAGAGAATCAAAAAAGAGCAGCACAAGAGCTGGCAGATGAAATTGCATCTTTAAAAGATTTGGCAAAAAAACTTGACAAACTCGAAATAGTAATTACAAAAAATGTTGGACAAAACGGACATCTTTTTGGCTCTATCACAAAAGATGAAGTTGCACAAGCTTTACTAGAACAGCACAATATAGAAATAGATAAAAAACATATCACGGACAAAGTTGCTATTAAAACAGTCGGCGAACATGACTTAGACCTTAAACTGGGTCACGCTATCCATGCGACGCTGCATGTGGATGTTGTAGGCGAATAA
- a CDS encoding argininosuccinate synthase translates to MKKEVKKVVLAYSGGLDTSVILKWLQDEYNCEVVTFTADIGQGEEVEPARAKALSLGIKPENIFIEDLREEFVKDYVFPMFRANAIYEGEYLLGTSIARPLIAKRQVEIAHLTGADGVSHGATGKGNDQVRFEMGYLGKDSTLTIIAPWREWDLNSREKLLAYAETHGIKIEKKGKKSPYSMDANLLHISYEGGILEDPNAEPEDSMWLWTTKPEDAPDTPEYIEIGYKNGDPVSLNGEELSPATMLATLNKLAGKHGIGRVDIVENRFVGMKSRGCYETPGGTIMLKAHRAIESITLDREEAHLKDELMPKYAKLIYNGFWFAPEREMLQAAIDKTQENVEGSVRLKLYKGNITVVGRSSESSLFNPEYCTFEEDAVYDQKDAAGFIKLNALRFIIEGKARKK, encoded by the coding sequence ATGAAAAAAGAAGTTAAAAAAGTAGTCTTAGCATATTCCGGCGGACTTGATACAAGTGTTATTTTAAAATGGTTACAAGATGAATATAATTGTGAGGTTGTTACTTTCACTGCTGATATAGGACAAGGCGAAGAGGTTGAACCTGCACGCGCAAAAGCCCTCTCACTAGGTATTAAACCTGAAAATATTTTCATTGAAGATTTAAGAGAAGAGTTTGTAAAAGATTATGTTTTTCCTATGTTTAGAGCAAATGCTATTTATGAAGGCGAATATCTTTTAGGAACTTCTATTGCAAGACCTCTTATCGCAAAAAGACAAGTAGAGATTGCTCATCTTACGGGAGCTGACGGTGTTAGCCACGGAGCTACTGGAAAAGGAAACGATCAGGTAAGATTTGAAATGGGCTATCTTGGAAAAGACTCCACTTTGACTATTATAGCTCCATGGAGAGAGTGGGATCTGAACTCAAGAGAGAAACTTTTAGCATATGCTGAAACTCACGGTATAAAAATAGAGAAAAAAGGTAAAAAATCTCCTTACTCTATGGATGCAAATCTGCTTCACATCTCTTATGAAGGCGGTATTTTAGAAGACCCGAATGCAGAGCCAGAAGATAGCATGTGGCTGTGGACGACAAAACCCGAAGATGCTCCCGATACTCCTGAATATATAGAAATCGGCTACAAAAACGGCGACCCTGTTTCGTTGAACGGTGAAGAGTTAAGTCCTGCGACAATGCTCGCTACTTTAAACAAACTAGCAGGTAAACACGGTATCGGTCGTGTAGATATCGTTGAAAACAGATTTGTAGGTATGAAAAGCCGCGGATGCTATGAGACTCCGGGTGGGACTATTATGCTAAAAGCGCACCGTGCTATCGAATCTATCACACTTGACCGTGAAGAAGCGCATCTAAAAGATGAATTAATGCCTAAATATGCGAAACTTATCTATAACGGTTTTTGGTTTGCTCCTGAGCGTGAAATGCTTCAAGCTGCAATTGACAAAACTCAAGAAAATGTAGAGGGAAGCGTAAGACTGAAACTCTACAAAGGAAATATTACGGTTGTAGGACGCTCATCTGAGAGTTCACTCTTTAACCCAGAGTACTGTACATTTGAAGAGGATGCGGTATATGATCAAAAAGATGCTGCCGGATTTATCAAATTAAATGCTCTTCGTTTTATTATTGAGGGCAAAGCAAGAAAAAAATAG
- a CDS encoding ABC transporter ATP-binding protein: MERLEVKKLNHHFGFTEILRDINFTLNKGEVLSIVGPSGGGKTTLLHLCANLLDVEDGSVTNTFESSAYAFQEARLLPWKNVIDNIALALIAKGEKKDTAIKKSQEIALRFGLDEEDFEKFPKDLSGGMKQRVSFARALVVKPSLLFLDEPFSALDIGLKKELQSVLIDMISKKEISILFITHDLMEAIRLSDEMLLLKADPGHIVKKFKFDLIQNQRDDKYVYSKSAEILQDEKIIDTFELELK, encoded by the coding sequence ATGGAGAGATTAGAGGTTAAAAAATTAAATCACCATTTTGGTTTTACGGAAATTTTAAGAGATATCAACTTTACTCTAAATAAAGGTGAGGTTCTCTCTATCGTTGGTCCTAGCGGCGGTGGAAAAACAACGCTTCTGCACCTTTGCGCAAATCTGCTTGATGTTGAGGATGGAAGCGTTACAAATACCTTTGAAAGCAGTGCGTATGCTTTTCAGGAAGCAAGACTGCTCCCATGGAAAAATGTTATAGACAATATCGCTTTAGCACTTATTGCAAAAGGTGAGAAAAAAGATACGGCTATCAAAAAATCACAAGAGATAGCACTTCGATTTGGACTTGATGAAGAGGATTTTGAAAAATTTCCAAAAGATTTAAGCGGAGGAATGAAGCAGAGAGTGAGTTTTGCAAGAGCACTTGTCGTCAAACCATCCCTCCTCTTTTTGGATGAGCCATTTTCTGCTCTTGATATCGGACTCAAAAAAGAGCTACAAAGCGTTTTGATAGATATGATAAGCAAAAAAGAGATAAGCATCCTCTTTATCACCCATGACCTTATGGAAGCGATTCGCCTGAGTGATGAGATGCTTCTTCTTAAAGCAGATCCGGGGCATATTGTAAAAAAATTCAAATTTGATTTGATTCAAAATCAAAGAGATGATAAATATGTTTACAGTAAAAGTGCAGAGATACTGCAAGATGAAAAAATTATTGATACATTTGAACTGGAATTAAAGTAA
- a CDS encoding sensor histidine kinase yields MDTNLYSGEKKSILYVLGLYLSSTLLLIATLFTSYYFYEKDQLMHDEKETLKKYALKIEDKLSALHEVNNHDYKYPRFDDFKSAIYDIDKNLIFSTFDDDIEELENKFFIKDSKSYLITSLSPYYMGAAYIVVQKETKNLDILNALIYLAIIVVLITIITSFFLVNLVLKPIRENIKLLDNFIKDTTHELNTPITAILTNIETLDSTNCDEKTLRKLDRIKIASMGISNIYQDLVYLLLNHKTSTQNIDLNLSQILVQRVNYFANMANMKKIKFVLEIKENVHFIADKQKMERLIDNILSNAIKYTRKSTAITVTLNESMLSIEDEGKGMSKEEIEKIFTRYLRFDKSQGGFGIGYSIIKSIIDEYNIKIDIKSKQNKGTKVTLTW; encoded by the coding sequence TTGGATACAAACTTGTATAGTGGTGAAAAAAAAAGTATTCTTTATGTTTTGGGACTCTATCTAAGCTCCACACTTCTGCTTATTGCGACTCTTTTTACAAGTTACTATTTCTATGAAAAAGATCAACTTATGCATGACGAAAAAGAAACTTTAAAAAAATATGCACTTAAGATTGAAGATAAGCTCTCCGCTCTTCATGAAGTAAACAATCATGACTATAAATATCCAAGATTTGATGATTTTAAAAGTGCAATTTACGATATTGATAAAAATCTTATCTTTAGCACTTTTGATGATGATATTGAGGAGTTAGAGAATAAGTTTTTTATAAAAGACTCTAAATCTTATCTTATCACATCCCTGTCACCCTACTATATGGGGGCTGCATATATCGTTGTACAAAAAGAGACAAAAAACCTAGATATTTTAAACGCTTTAATTTATCTCGCAATTATTGTTGTTTTGATTACCATAATTACATCCTTTTTTCTTGTAAATTTGGTTTTAAAACCCATAAGAGAAAACATAAAACTTCTTGATAACTTTATAAAAGATACAACACATGAGCTAAATACGCCCATAACAGCAATTTTAACAAATATAGAAACACTTGATTCGACAAATTGTGATGAAAAAACACTTCGAAAATTAGATCGGATAAAGATTGCGTCTATGGGCATCTCAAATATATATCAAGATTTGGTCTATCTGCTTTTAAATCATAAAACATCAACTCAAAATATAGATTTAAATCTCTCTCAAATATTAGTTCAAAGAGTAAACTACTTTGCAAATATGGCAAATATGAAAAAAATCAAGTTTGTTTTGGAGATAAAAGAGAATGTTCATTTTATCGCCGATAAACAAAAAATGGAGCGTTTAATCGACAATATTCTCTCAAATGCAATCAAATACACAAGAAAGTCAACAGCAATAACTGTCACACTTAATGAATCAATGCTAAGTATTGAGGATGAGGGAAAAGGCATGAGCAAGGAAGAGATAGAGAAAATTTTCACAAGATATCTGAGGTTTGACAAATCTCAGGGCGGATTTGGAATAGGATACAGTATTATAAAATCAATTATTGATGAGTATAATATAAAAATAGACATTAAGTCCAAACAGAACAAAGGAACAAAGGTGACTCTGACATGGTAA
- a CDS encoding DUF1104 domain-containing protein, with protein sequence MKKIAILSLLSISLCFATDYSLMSTEELQSMRGSVPAEDRDAFKAEMQSRVQNMSQEERDSFKENNSQSGTKQGSQDGSGNMYKGSRGGGKYR encoded by the coding sequence ATGAAAAAGATAGCAATATTATCACTGCTGAGTATAAGTTTATGTTTTGCAACCGATTACTCTCTTATGAGTACAGAAGAGCTGCAAAGTATGCGCGGTTCTGTCCCCGCCGAAGATCGTGACGCTTTTAAAGCTGAAATGCAAAGCCGTGTTCAAAACATGAGTCAAGAGGAGAGAGACTCCTTTAAAGAAAACAATTCTCAAAGCGGCACAAAGCAAGGCTCTCAAGATGGATCAGGCAATATGTATAAAGGTTCAAGAGGCGGCGGTAAATACAGATGA
- a CDS encoding MATE family efflux transporter, whose protein sequence is MIGMVSVSALAAVGMSMQFMMVINVLMTLYVVGGNALISRFIGQGRKRRASALLYSLAIFAVVLSIFVTIGGYMGSEYIYVLMGAKEDVVEQGALYFKIISLGIVVIFIDTLLYNALSAAGDTKNSLYIKLISTAINAFLNYVFIFGHYGFDAMGIEGAAYATIISYCFNVAAYYILIKNPHSKLNIVPIIRVKDLIRVWHIGWSAALDRGISSMSFLVFVAIIAAYGTAELAGYQVGLRIEGIAFMPGFGFAIAAMALVGQNLGANDKERAYNMGVISGRIAYVFMGSVGVFLILFPEFLVGFFTKDSATIAVASYYLVLVGLAQIPLAIMFVYSGALRGAGATKTTLKVNVFSLWVFRVIPSYIAYKMGYGIIAIFVIMNIETLLKGLIYVYLYKKRAWLDTKV, encoded by the coding sequence ATGATAGGTATGGTAAGTGTTTCTGCACTTGCCGCTGTTGGGATGAGTATGCAGTTTATGATGGTGATAAATGTGCTTATGACTCTATATGTTGTAGGAGGAAATGCACTAATATCGCGTTTTATCGGGCAGGGAAGAAAAAGAAGAGCTTCGGCGCTTTTGTATTCGCTTGCGATTTTTGCCGTTGTTTTATCTATTTTTGTAACCATCGGCGGTTATATGGGAAGCGAATATATCTATGTACTCATGGGTGCAAAAGAGGATGTCGTAGAGCAGGGTGCGCTCTATTTTAAGATAATATCACTGGGTATCGTGGTTATTTTTATAGATACGCTTCTCTACAATGCGCTCTCAGCTGCAGGAGATACGAAAAATTCGCTCTATATCAAACTTATCTCTACAGCGATCAACGCTTTTTTAAATTATGTTTTTATCTTTGGTCATTATGGTTTTGATGCGATGGGAATAGAGGGAGCTGCATATGCAACAATCATCTCCTACTGTTTTAATGTAGCAGCTTATTACATATTGATAAAAAATCCGCACTCAAAGTTAAATATCGTTCCGATTATCAGAGTAAAAGATCTTATCAGGGTTTGGCATATAGGGTGGAGTGCAGCACTTGATCGCGGGATCTCAAGCATGTCGTTTTTGGTTTTTGTAGCAATTATCGCCGCTTATGGAACAGCAGAACTTGCGGGATACCAGGTAGGACTTAGAATAGAGGGAATTGCTTTTATGCCCGGTTTTGGTTTTGCAATAGCTGCAATGGCTCTTGTAGGACAAAATTTAGGAGCAAATGACAAAGAGCGAGCTTACAATATGGGAGTTATAAGCGGACGAATCGCTTATGTCTTTATGGGAAGTGTAGGCGTTTTTCTCATTCTTTTTCCGGAGTTTTTGGTTGGTTTTTTTACAAAAGACAGTGCGACAATTGCAGTGGCTTCCTACTATCTTGTATTAGTGGGACTTGCACAGATTCCTCTTGCTATTATGTTTGTCTACTCTGGAGCATTAAGAGGAGCAGGAGCCACAAAAACAACGCTCAAAGTCAATGTTTTCTCTTTATGGGTTTTTAGGGTTATTCCATCTTATATAGCCTATAAAATGGGTTATGGAATCATTGCAATTTTTGTAATTATGAATATAGAGACTCTTTTAAAAGGGCTTATTTATGTTTATCTTTACAAAAAGAGAGCCTGGCTTGATACCAAAGTTTAG
- a CDS encoding MFS transporter — protein MNQYIQLLKSEPTLRRLSAIQLIAYFGAWFSNVAIYTLLLHMQVSPEVVAFTAMLHFLSGIIQAPFSGSIIDSMKPKKLMLILIAVEIFATLFLVFVNELSDLWLLYTLVFLKMAAASFYFTTEMSLLPKLLGGEKLQKANELHSIIWSLSYTLGMAISGFVVFWLGVKVAFILDAMMFVVAFFLLYKLRIEVEFIKSKESLKEMMRDSFRYFKRNPHAVHLMLMHSFVGLTAFDALVALMVDKYYASIIATSLALGLLHASRAVGLVIGPVILGNWINNKRLVNVFIFQAFAIWLWAYLMKDFYMSLFASVIVGFFTTTLWSYTYTLLQKNIEKKYYGRIVAYNDMLFLTSATITSFMIGFLATKGFSLEFITLLIGFGFVVGAIYFKWVLSTQNIKEVG, from the coding sequence ATGAATCAATACATCCAATTACTTAAGTCAGAACCCACACTTAGAAGACTCTCTGCCATACAGCTTATCGCCTATTTTGGGGCTTGGTTTAGCAATGTTGCTATCTATACGCTTCTTTTGCATATGCAGGTTTCCCCTGAAGTTGTAGCGTTTACGGCAATGCTGCATTTTCTCTCTGGAATCATACAAGCACCATTTTCAGGTTCAATAATTGACAGTATGAAACCAAAAAAGCTTATGCTGATATTGATAGCAGTTGAGATTTTTGCTACTCTTTTTTTGGTTTTTGTAAATGAACTCTCTGATCTGTGGCTTCTTTATACTCTTGTGTTTTTAAAGATGGCGGCGGCTAGTTTTTACTTCACAACAGAGATGTCGCTTCTGCCAAAACTGCTCGGAGGAGAGAAGCTTCAAAAAGCAAACGAGCTTCACTCTATTATCTGGTCGCTCTCTTACACTTTGGGCATGGCAATCAGCGGTTTTGTTGTTTTTTGGCTTGGTGTAAAGGTGGCTTTTATCCTTGATGCTATGATGTTTGTCGTTGCTTTTTTCCTGCTTTACAAGCTCCGCATTGAAGTGGAGTTTATAAAGAGCAAAGAGAGTTTAAAAGAGATGATGCGTGATAGTTTCAGATACTTTAAGAGAAATCCACACGCCGTCCATTTGATGCTGATGCACTCTTTTGTGGGACTTACCGCTTTTGATGCGTTGGTGGCGCTTATGGTAGATAAATATTATGCCTCCATCATCGCAACATCACTTGCTCTTGGGCTTTTGCACGCTTCAAGAGCAGTCGGTCTTGTTATTGGGCCCGTTATTCTTGGAAACTGGATAAACAACAAAAGGTTGGTAAATGTTTTTATTTTTCAAGCATTTGCAATTTGGCTCTGGGCATATCTTATGAAGGATTTTTACATGTCGCTCTTTGCAAGTGTCATCGTGGGTTTTTTTACCACAACTCTGTGGTCCTACACATACACGCTTTTGCAAAAAAATATAGAGAAGAAATATTACGGACGAATCGTAGCATATAACGATATGTTGTTTTTAACATCGGCTACAATTACATCTTTTATGATAGGTTTTTTGGCAACAAAGGGTTTCTCTTTGGAGTTTATAACACTCCTTATAGGATTTGGATTTGTTGTCGGTGCAATTTATTTTAAATGGGTGCTTAGTACTCAAAATATTAAAGAGGTAGGATAG
- a CDS encoding ABC transporter permease: MKFALKIIKDFPAYLWSGWGAIASILLFIALWDVGNQMYGNLVLPSPLETFKTLNAMLHDESVINEINTTLYRASIGFGISLIFGTALGLLAGFFATASMMSRPIVTIFVGMPPIAWIVLAMIWFGMGDETVIFTVIVASFPIVFVGALQGTRTLDGDLKEMAESFHFPWHMRFFDVYFPHIFSYVFPAWVSGLGMAWKIVVMAELLATSNGIGASLAVARSQLDTPTALSIVVIMIGSLMFIEYIVLEPIKREVELWRD, encoded by the coding sequence ATGAAATTTGCACTTAAAATTATAAAAGACTTTCCTGCATATTTATGGAGCGGATGGGGAGCTATCGCTTCCATACTTCTTTTTATTGCGCTTTGGGATGTTGGCAATCAAATGTATGGTAATTTAGTTCTTCCTTCACCTCTAGAGACTTTTAAAACATTAAATGCAATGCTGCATGATGAGAGCGTTATTAATGAGATAAATACTACACTTTATCGCGCTTCCATCGGTTTTGGTATTTCACTTATATTTGGAACTGCTCTTGGTCTATTGGCAGGATTTTTTGCTACAGCTTCTATGATGAGTCGACCTATTGTAACCATTTTTGTAGGTATGCCTCCGATTGCATGGATCGTTCTTGCAATGATTTGGTTTGGTATGGGTGATGAAACCGTTATATTTACAGTTATCGTTGCTTCTTTTCCTATAGTTTTTGTCGGAGCGCTTCAAGGAACACGAACACTTGACGGAGATCTTAAAGAGATGGCTGAGAGCTTTCATTTTCCTTGGCACATGCGCTTTTTCGATGTCTATTTTCCGCATATTTTTTCATATGTTTTTCCTGCTTGGGTCAGCGGTCTTGGTATGGCATGGAAAATAGTTGTAATGGCAGAGCTTCTTGCTACAAGCAACGGCATCGGAGCTTCTCTGGCTGTTGCAAGAAGCCAGCTAGACACACCTACAGCACTTTCTATAGTGGTTATTATGATAGGTTCTCTTATGTTTATAGAGTATATTGTTTTAGAGCCGATTAAAAGAGAGGTTGAGTTATGGAGAGATTAG
- a CDS encoding DUF808 domain-containing protein: protein MASGIFLLLDDIAMLADDVAVASKMATQKTAAILGDDLAVNAQKATGFDQSRELKVIWAITKGSLKNKAIILPVAFALTAFAPFLITIILVFGALFLLYEGVEKIEEYLFHKEEEVKNEELLNSTEENILEIEKEKIKSAVLTDFILSIEIVVIALAAVSDKPFLVQVSSTVIVALIATFGVYGLVAMIVRMDNVGFWLIEKKRIQSGNFLIGAMPKLIKTLAFVGTFAMILVGGGILSHKIEFFHDYYIEALPALTNDLFIGLIIGVVVLFVVKIFHILKNKIRSS from the coding sequence ATGGCATCAGGAATTTTTTTACTTTTAGACGATATCGCGATGCTTGCGGATGATGTGGCAGTTGCAAGTAAAATGGCTACGCAAAAGACGGCTGCAATTCTCGGGGATGATTTGGCGGTCAATGCACAAAAGGCTACTGGGTTTGATCAATCAAGAGAGTTAAAAGTTATCTGGGCGATTACAAAAGGCTCTTTGAAAAACAAGGCCATCATCTTGCCTGTAGCCTTTGCTTTAACCGCTTTTGCCCCTTTTTTAATCACGATTATTCTTGTTTTTGGAGCGCTTTTTCTTCTTTATGAAGGAGTTGAGAAAATAGAAGAATATCTGTTTCATAAAGAAGAGGAAGTTAAAAATGAGGAGCTTTTAAACTCAACAGAAGAGAACATCTTGGAGATAGAAAAGGAGAAGATAAAGTCAGCTGTGCTTACGGATTTTATACTCTCAATAGAGATTGTGGTTATTGCTCTTGCTGCGGTATCCGACAAACCGTTTTTGGTTCAAGTCTCCTCAACCGTTATTGTGGCGTTAATAGCTACTTTTGGAGTTTACGGATTAGTTGCAATGATTGTGAGAATGGACAATGTCGGCTTTTGGTTAATAGAAAAAAAGCGTATTCAAAGCGGCAATTTTCTAATTGGCGCTATGCCAAAGCTTATAAAAACTCTCGCATTTGTCGGAACTTTTGCGATGATTTTGGTAGGCGGTGGAATACTTTCTCATAAGATAGAGTTTTTTCACGACTACTATATAGAAGCACTTCCTGCTTTAACCAATGATCTTTTTATCGGTTTAATTATAGGGGTTGTTGTTTTGTTTGTTGTGAAAATATTTCACATTCTTAAGAATAAAATAAGAAGCAGTTAA